The following is a genomic window from Deltaproteobacteria bacterium.
GCGAGCCCGGTATCGCCGCTGCTGCCGGCCGTTCCGTTCCCGGCGATCGTCAGGATGATCCCGGATGGGTCGACGCGCCGGATCACGTGGGCGCCGGGATCGGCGATATAGATGTTGCCGTGTGGGTCGACGTCGACCTCACTCGGGCGTGTCAGCTGGGCGGCCGTCGCGGGCCCGCCGTCGCCGGAATATCCCGCACTGCCGGTCCCCGCGACCGTCGTGATGACCCCGCTTCGGTCCACCCGCCGCACTACGTGGTTGCCGTCGTCGGCGATATAGAGATTCCCATCGGCATCGACCGCCAGGTCCGTGGCGCCGTTGAGTTGTGCGGCCGTCGCCGATCCCCCGTCGCCGGTGTAGCCTGGGATACCGGTGCCGGCGTAGGTCGCAATGATCCCATGGGGGTCGATGCGGCGGACCCGATGCCCGCCCGACTCGGCAACATAGAGGGCACCGTCTGGAGCGATCGCCAATCCGGCAGGATGACTGAGCTGGGCCCCCGTGGCCGTGCCACCATCGCCGCTCGCGCCGGGCTCGCCGTTCCCGGCGATCGTCTCGATCAGGTCGGCACGCAATGGGACCGCCGTTCCGGAACCGTCCGCCAGCAACACCGCTCCCCCGTCGGGAGACCAGAACAACCGTCGCAAACCGACCACGCCCCAGCCGGAACCGACCGGACTCTCCCGCTGGTTATGGATCGCCAATTCGCCACCGCGCCCGGCGGTCAACGGGACAAGTTGGTCGGTCGCAATGCCTGTCGTGCGCTCGGGCGGACAACCGAAGCAGCGGGCCGTGGCGTATTGGCCGGCGAAGTAGTGGGTAATCTCGGCCTGATACGGATAGAGCCCTGATGGGAACGGCTCGCCCTCGGGTGCATCCACAGGCACGGCCGCGGCGAGCGCCATCGAGGCGGCCGGGGTGAAGCGTTGCGCAATCATTCGCCCGGCCACGCGCACCTGATAACCCACTTGTGCCGGGAGCAGCGCATTGGGGTTGCGCTCTCCGGGTCCTTTTGGAAGGCCACGCGCGCCGTCGGGGCCGCCGTCGCGCTCGAATACGCCAGCGTCACCCCGTACGTCGCATCGAGCAGTGCATAGGACGGGAGCGCAAAGGACTGCATCAGTTCCCCGCTCGCCAGCTTGACCTCCGAGCCGCCGCAACGGCCGTCGCCCAGCCCGACCGAATCCGTCGTCTGCGGCGCAATCGCCGTGGGATTGATGGCTCCCGGCGGCATGATGGTCGGGTAATTCAAATCGCGCGGTGAGAAATGGGTGACCTGGTATTCGATCCAGGCCCCATCGGCCGATATCTTGCCCATCCCCTCGTGTTCCCATTCGGCCGTAGTCTTATTGAAATACCCGACCGGGATCGCGGTACCAGCGGCGAAGCCGCGCGTATTCTTCACCCGGATCGTGACCGGCTGCGCGAACTGTTGCCCTTCCGGACCCAGTTCGATCGCATGTGTAAAAAAGGAGGTGGACGGCAATGGCCCCGGCAGCGCCTCGCCAAACGGAAATGCCGTCGCCCGAACCACAGTGCCGACCGACACCGCGCCGGCCGGGGCCTCGACTTGGACCAGCCCGGACGCACTGGTATGACGGCTCCCTTCGGGACGGAGCGTCCCGATCGCGGCATCCAGCGGTGTCAGGTAGATCGTGCCGACCGCCGTCGGCTGTTGCGCATGCACGGCAAATTTCCGATACGCCGACGTATAGTGCAGATGGTGGATGTCGAGAAAGAAGACGCCGCTGCCGTGGACCGGCGTGACGGGAAAACGGAAGCTCCCGTCGTCCCCCGTGACCAGTTCACCTTCTACGCCACGAACTTGGACTACTGCGCCGTTCAACGGTGCCTTGGTGGCGGTATTGCGGACCGTGCCGACGAGCCATCCACTTTCCGGCGTCGCAAGGGCTGGCTGCCCCGCGGCCACCCAGCCTTCATCGTTGCCGCCGGGCAAATCGATCAGGCCACTGACTTGTGCAAGTGTCGGGAGGTCGCCTCCGTCCGCGCTCCCCTCGTCGCGGCAGCCGGCCAACGCCAGTGCCACGCACCACCACACCACCCAGATTCCCGCACGACTCCGCTCGCACATCGCGCACGACCCTTCGAGCCAACGGTCCTACTCTCGCCCTAGGCGCGGGCGATCGTGTCTGTCAAGCGGGAACCCGCCAAGTGTGATGTATCAATGGTTTACGGGATTGGCGCGGTGCTTTTCTACGCCCGCGAACGCCGATGGCGGATGGAACGCAGCACATCTTTGCGTTCCGACGTGAAGATGTTGCCCACCCGACCGGACCGATAGAGGCGTTGCTGCACGAGACGTTCGGCGGCTTGGACGGTCGTAATCTTCTCGGCCTCCGCCGTTTCGAAGACTTGCATCAAGTTATAGTAGATCCCGCGTGTCATCCGTTCCGCGCGTTCGACACTATAGCCTTCGCATTCGACATAGACGTTCATCAGTCCGCCGGCGTTAATGACATAATCCGGCGCGTAGAGCATGCCGCGTTTCCGCACGTCATCGGCACGCGTTTCGAGATCGAGTTGATTGTTCGCGGCACCAGCGATGATCTTGCACTGTAATTGGCCCAACGTGTCGGCGTTAATCACGGCGCCGAGTGCGCACGGCGCGAAGATGTCGCACGGCACACTGAAGACGCGATCGGGTTTGACGGACGTGGTACCATGCTCCTTGCACACCTGATCGACGCGCTCCGCATCGATGTCGGAAACAACGACGTTGGCGCCGGCCTCGACCAGCAATTTCACTAAGTGATGACCGACGTGCCCGACGCCCTGCACCACGACCGTGCGCCCACTGATGTCTTCATTGCCGAACACGCGGTGTAAACAGGCATGCATGCCTTGAAACACGCCGAGCGCAGTAAACGGCGACGGATCCCCCGAACCGCCGTGCGATGCGGCGATCCCGACCACGTAGTCGGTTTCCGTGTAAATATATTCCATGTCGTTGACGTCGGTGCCGACGTCTTCGGCCGTAATGTACCGTCCGCCGAGCGTGTTCAAGAAACGGCCGTACGCGCTGAACAGCGCCTGTGACTTGTCGCGTTTCGGATCGCCGATGATGACCGCTTTGCCGCCGCCTAAGCTGAGGCCCGCGGCCGCGGCCTTGTAAGTCATGCCACGGGAGAGTCGCAGCACGTCGCGCAGCGCCTCGCCCTCGTCTTTATAGAGCCACATCCGGGTGCCGCCGAGCGCCGGCCCCAACGTGGTGTTATGGATCGCGATGATCGCCTTGAGGCCGGATTCTTTGTTCTGACAAAACACAATCTGTTCGTGATCGAACGCTTCCATCTGTTGCAAGACATCGCTGACCATCGGAGCCTCCCTCGTCGGTATAAGATTTGGGCGTGCTGCTAACTGTCGGGTGGGGTGAAGTCAATCCGATTTTCGCGTGCCAGCGTGATCATCGTCATGCGCGTACGCTGATCCGGTCATAACACAACACGCCAACGCAGGCCGCCTTGCCGCACACGCCGCACCTATGTCATCAGCCAGACATGTTCTGGAAAAACATCCGTCCCCTCTGTTCGCTGCTGGTCGCCTGCTGCTGGATCGGCACCGCCGCGAGCCAAGAACCCCCTCCCCTGTCATTGGAAGACACCGCCGCTGCGCTGCAACGGCAACTTCTCGGCGCGAATGCCGCGACCGAGGCCATCCCGCTTCGACTGCGGGCCACGTTTGCGTTGCCAACAGTTCCCGCGTTCCCTGCGCTGCGGGTCAGCGGTCGTGGGACAATCCCGTACCAACTGCAAGCGGATCAGATTCTGCTTCGCAATTCCGACTTGCCCCGATTACGTGGCACGCTCCAAGGTCCGGATATCCCCGGGGGACCTTATAAGCTCAGCTTCAACGGGCATGCCGGCAGCCGGAGCACGATCACTTGGGACCCGGATGCCATTGCGATCACACTGCACGGCTTGCAACTCGACGCCAAGGTCTTTGCCGCCAACGGCACCGCACCACTGCTCCGTTTCGCCCTCCCCCCGATCCGTCTCACGACGGGGACGATTCAAATCGCCTCCGCCGCAGGCGGACCCGCCTCTGGCGGGGGCAAACCCGTGACCGGCATCCTCCAATTAAAAGAGCGCCGCGCCACCCTCGTTGGCACATTTCGTATGCCCAAAACCGGCCTCCCCCCACTCGACGCCAAACTCCACGGCCAAACCGTCCTGCTCACCTTGCAAGGGCAAGTGGTGGAATAAAAATCCCCCTCCCGCCTTGACTTTCTCCGCCCCCCTCCCATATGAGGCGGCGATTCTTTGCGGGGGCTCACGTCGCCCCCTCCAGTGGCAAAGCCACTGGAGCCACCCCCTCAACGCCGCTGTGCGGCTGTGCGACAACGCGACACATTAGGAGAACACATGGGAAAAATCATTGGCATCGACTTGGGTACGACGAATTCGGTGGTCGCCATTATGGAAGGTGGGCAACCGAAGATCATTCAAAACGAAGAGGGGGCGCGGTTAACGCCTTCCGTGGTGGCGTTTACGGACCAAGGCGAAATCCTGGCCGGACAGACCGCGAAGCGCCAAGCCATCATCAATCCGCATCGCACCGTCTATTCGATCAAACGCTTCATGGGTCGGCGGCGCAGTGAAGTACCCGACGAGATCAAGATGGTCCCCTATGAAGTCGCGGAGCGCGAAAACGGCGACGCCGGCGTGAAGATCGACAACAAAGTCCATACGCCGCCGGAAATTTCGGCCCACGTCTTGCGTAAATTGAAAAAGGCCGCGGAGGATTATTTAGGCGAAGCCGTTACCGACGCGGTGATTACCGTGCCGGCGTATTTCAACGACAGCCAACGCCAGGCCACGAAAGACGCGGGCCAGATCGCCGGGTTGACGGTGCGCCGCATCATTAACGAACCGACCGCGGCCGCGTTGGCCTACGGGCTGGACAAGAAGAAAGATGAAACCATTGTCGTCTACGACTTCGGCGGCGGGACGTTCGACATCTCGGTGTTGGAAGTCGGCGAGAATGTCGTCGAAGTGATCGCCACTAACGGCGACACCCATTTGGGCGGCGACAACATCGATCAACGGCTGATCGATTACATCATGACGGAGTTCAAAAAAGATCAAGGCATCGATCTGGGCGCCGACAGTCGCGCGTTGCAGCGGTTGAAAGAAGCCGCCGAAAAAGCGAAGTGTGAACTCTCTTCGCTGATGGAAACTGAGATCAATCTCCCATTCATCACGGCCGATCAAACCGGCCCGAAGCACTTAGTGATGAAACTCTCTCGCGCGAAATTCGAATCGCTGGTGATGGACATCTTCGAACGCACGTTGGAGCCGTGTAAACGCTGCCTCGCGGATGCGAACAAGAAGCCGGCCGACATCGACGAAGTCATTCTGGTCGGTGGCTCGATCCGCATTCCGAAGGTCCAAGAACTGGTGCGCAACTTTTTCGGCCGCGATCCGCATAAAGGCGTCAATCCGGACGAAGTCGTTGCGGCAGGCGCCGCAGTACAAGGCGGCGTGTTGGCCGGCGAAGTGAAAGATATGTTGCTGCTCGATGTCACGCCGCTGTCATTGGGGATCGAGACGCTGGGCGGCGTAATGACGCGCCTGATCGAACGCAACACCACGATTCCAACCCGCAAGTCGCAAGTCTTTTCGACGGCGGCGGACGGCCAGACCAGTGTCGAAATTCACGTGATGCAAGGCGAACGCGAAATGGCCGGCGACAATCGGTCGTTAGGGCGCTTCATCCTCGACGGCATTCCCGGCGCGCCGCGTGGCGTACCACAAGTGGAGGTCACGTTCGACCTCGACGCCAACGGCATCTTGAACGTCGGCGCGCTCGATAAGGCGACGAACAAGAAACAACACATCACCATCACTTCGTCCGGCGGACTCAAGAAAGACGAAGTCGAACAAGCGGTGCGCGATGCGAAGCAGCACGAGAGCGACGACAAGAAGCGGCGCGAAGAAATTGAATTGCGCAATCAGGCCGATGCGTTGGTCTATGGGACCGAGCGGACGGTGAAAGAAAATCGCGATAAATTGCCCGCGGAAGACGTGCAGCCGGTCGATGCCGCGCTGGAGGCCTGCAAGAAAGCGATCGAATCGAAAGATACGGCCGCGATCAAGACCACGATGGAGCAATTGCAGCAGACGTCGCATCGCATGGCCGAGGCGTTGTATCGGGCCAGCGCGGCCAAAGAGGCCAAGACCGCCGGCAACGGCGAAGCGAAAACCGGCACCGACGACAGCGCAGCCCCCCGCGATGAAAAAGTCGTCGACGCAGAATTCGAAGAGGTCAAGTAGCGACAGCTCAAGTAGCGAGCGCGACGTCGATCAAGCCGCAGAGAGTAGTGAAGACGGCCAGCGTGGCCACGAGTTGCTCGTGGCCACTTTGGTGTGTGGTGGTCAATTCGGCAAAGACGCCACGCCGATCCACTTCAATTTGCAAATGCGCGTTCGCCAACGGACGCAGCCGTTCCCGGAAATACGGCTGTAACACTCGTCGTGCGAGGCTATCATCGGTCGTTGCCACCGTGACGGCCCGATCGAAAGTGGAATCACCGGTCAAATGAATCTCGGCCCCATACCATTCGCGCATTCTCCCCGGCCGCTGATCGCATTGTAGCAATAACCGGCCCGACCAATCGTCATGCAGTTCCGTATGCAGCTTCCACG
Proteins encoded in this region:
- a CDS encoding carboxypeptidase regulatory-like domain-containing protein, translating into MCERSRAGIWVVWWCVALALAGCRDEGSADGGDLPTLAQVSGLIDLPGGNDEGWVAAGQPALATPESGWLVGTVRNTATKAPLNGAVVQVRGVEGELVTGDDGSFRFPVTPVHGSGVFFLDIHHLHYTSAYRKFAVHAQQPTAVGTIYLTPLDAAIGTLRPEGSRHTSASGLVQVEAPAGAVSVGTVVRATAFPFGEALPGPLPSTSFFTHAIELGPEGQQFAQPVTIRVKNTRGFAAGTAIPVGYFNKTTAEWEHEGMGKISADGAWIEYQVTHFSPRDLNYPTIMPPGAINPTAIAPQTTDSVGLGDGRCGGSEVKLASGELMQSFALPSYALLDATYGVTLAYSSATAAPTARVAFQKDPESATPMRCSRHKWVIRCAWPGE
- a CDS encoding Glu/Leu/Phe/Val dehydrogenase; its protein translation is MEAFDHEQIVFCQNKESGLKAIIAIHNTTLGPALGGTRMWLYKDEGEALRDVLRLSRGMTYKAAAAGLSLGGGKAVIIGDPKRDKSQALFSAYGRFLNTLGGRYITAEDVGTDVNDMEYIYTETDYVVGIAASHGGSGDPSPFTALGVFQGMHACLHRVFGNEDISGRTVVVQGVGHVGHHLVKLLVEAGANVVVSDIDAERVDQVCKEHGTTSVKPDRVFSVPCDIFAPCALGAVINADTLGQLQCKIIAGAANNQLDLETRADDVRKRGMLYAPDYVINAGGLMNVYVECEGYSVERAERMTRGIYYNLMQVFETAEAEKITTVQAAERLVQQRLYRSGRVGNIFTSERKDVLRSIRHRRSRA
- the dnaK gene encoding molecular chaperone DnaK; protein product: MGKIIGIDLGTTNSVVAIMEGGQPKIIQNEEGARLTPSVVAFTDQGEILAGQTAKRQAIINPHRTVYSIKRFMGRRRSEVPDEIKMVPYEVAERENGDAGVKIDNKVHTPPEISAHVLRKLKKAAEDYLGEAVTDAVITVPAYFNDSQRQATKDAGQIAGLTVRRIINEPTAAALAYGLDKKKDETIVVYDFGGGTFDISVLEVGENVVEVIATNGDTHLGGDNIDQRLIDYIMTEFKKDQGIDLGADSRALQRLKEAAEKAKCELSSLMETEINLPFITADQTGPKHLVMKLSRAKFESLVMDIFERTLEPCKRCLADANKKPADIDEVILVGGSIRIPKVQELVRNFFGRDPHKGVNPDEVVAAGAAVQGGVLAGEVKDMLLLDVTPLSLGIETLGGVMTRLIERNTTIPTRKSQVFSTAADGQTSVEIHVMQGEREMAGDNRSLGRFILDGIPGAPRGVPQVEVTFDLDANGILNVGALDKATNKKQHITITSSGGLKKDEVEQAVRDAKQHESDDKKRREEIELRNQADALVYGTERTVKENRDKLPAEDVQPVDAALEACKKAIESKDTAAIKTTMEQLQQTSHRMAEALYRASAAKEAKTAGNGEAKTGTDDSAAPRDEKVVDAEFEEVK